A genomic segment from Odontesthes bonariensis isolate fOdoBon6 chromosome 8, fOdoBon6.hap1, whole genome shotgun sequence encodes:
- the asb15b gene encoding ankyrin repeat and SOCS box protein 15b isoform X1 — protein sequence MDDSEQERINEELIEFTIQESIQDAYKLPCSARAKRKGQNSEDFLNIMAAIYKGDIGGLQVLSCCASAFRESDSRGWLPLHAAAVQPRQAILHVVLEAVKSIDLTLEEQTEDGDTALTLAAKANRLENVKMLLQHGASPHNTNSRNESPLLIAVRQRSYDMVLSLIMGGAFVEQVCLTKWTALHEAAEVGCPSIVMLLLRHGAKVTVRDGHGVTPLGVAAEYGHAEALNILIQHGGDVNAQANNGDTVLYDASGSGNLDCIELLLLHGANPNVASYACQLPIHRAAYEGHILALRTLIPITTKRAIRLSGQSPVHSAADGGQAECLKLLIQRGFDVNALLETHISENYGDLRKTPLYFAVSNGDVTCSDMLLAAGAKTDLDPLRCILVAIRAERYELVQLLLSYGVEVNCFFRVLSNTVFPTALQYCLRDNIMLRLLLNSGYHAHKCFQCCHGDNEEIDSTWTDLHNQTYQIYSQPDIISFCEFVSVSSMKHLVGSIVRMLLDYVSHVSICSNLKGILKRTPEWEEISTTLSKPRSLQHLCRQVIRGRMSSRTLNDPKAVAAVPFPPRLISYLTYREYDLYGKLSLTCNASESYL from the exons ATGGATGACTCTGAACAGGAACGTATAAATGAGGAACTGATAGAGTTCACCATTCAAGAGAGCATTCAAGATGCCTACAAGCTGCCATGTTCAGCGAGAGCAAAAAG GAAAGGGCAAAACAGTGAAGACTTTTTGAACATTATGGCAGCCATTTATAAAG GTGATATAGGTGGGCTGCAGGTGCTGTCCTGTTGTGCCTCTGCCTTCAGAGAGAGTGACAGCAGGGGCTGGCTGCCTCTGCATGCAGCAGCTGTGCAGCCACGGCAAGCGATCCTGCATGTGGTGCTGGAAG CGGTGAAATCTATTGACCTGACGCTGGAGGAGCAGACAGAAGATGGGGACACAGCCTTGACCCTGGCAGCAAAGGCCAACCGGTTGGAAAACGTCAAGATGCTACTGCAACACGGAGCGTCACCACACAACACCAACAGCAGAAATGAATCTCCTCTGCTCATTG CAGTGAGACAGAGGTCATACGACATGGTTTTATCCCTCATCATGGGCGGGGCTTTTGTGGAGCAGGTGTGTCTCACTAAGTGGACAGCCCTCCATGAAGCTGCAGAG GTCGGATGTCCATCTATTGTAATGCTGCTGCTTCGACATGGAGCCAAAGTAACAGTCAGAGATGGTCATGGTGTGACTCCTCTGGGCGTCGCAGCAGAATATGGCCACGCTGAAGCTTTGAACATACTCATACAGCACG gtggtgatGTGAATGCCCAGGCCAACAATGGTGACACAGTCCTGTATGATGCGTCAGGGTCTGGAAACCTGGACTGCATCGAGCTGCTTCTGCTGCATGGAGCCAACCCAAATGTAGCCAGCTACGCCTGTCAGCTGCCCATCCACAGAGCTGCATACGAAGGGCATATACT AGCCCTGAGGACTCTCATCCCCATCACCACAAAGAGAGCAATCCGTCTTTCAGGCCAGAGCCCGGTACACTCTGCAGCTGACGGGGGGCAGgctgaatgtctgaagctgcTTATCCAAAGAGGTTTTGATGTCAACGCCCTGCTGGAAACACACATCTCTG AGAACTACGGGGATCTCAGGAAGACTCCTCTCTACTTTGCTGTTTCCAATGGCGATGTGACCTGTTCTGATATGTTGCTGGCAGCTGGAGCAAAAACGGACTTGGACCCTCTGAGATGCATCTTAGTAGCTATACGGGCTGAGAG GTATGAGTTGGTGCAGCTGCTGTTATCTTATGGAGTCGAAGTGAACTGTTTTTTCCGGGTGCTCAGCAACACAGTGTTCCCTACTGCCCTCCAGTACTGCCTCAGAGACAACATCATGTTACGGCTGCTGCTCAACAGCGGATATCACGCCCACAA GTGTTTTCAGTGCTGCCATGGTGACAATGAAGAAATAGACAGTACCTGGACTGACCTCCATAACCAAACCTACCAGATTTACAGTCAACCTGATATCATCTCA TTCTGTGAGTTTGTGTCAGTGTCATCGATGAAACATCTGGTGGGCAGCATTGTGAGGATGCTGCTGGACTACGTCAGCCATGTCAGCATCTGTTCGAACCTTAAAGGCATCCTGAAGAGAACGCCAGAGTGGGAGGAGATTTCTACCACACTGA GCAAGCCACGCTCCCTGCAGCACTTGTGTCGACAGGTTATCAGAGGTCGAATGAGCAGCAGGACGCTGAATGACCCTAAGGCCGTGGCTGCCGTTCCTTTCCCTCCCAGGCTAATAAGCTACCTAACCTACAGAGAATACGACCTGTATGGTAAACTCTCATTAACGTGCAACGCATCTGAATCATACTTGTGA
- the asb15b gene encoding ankyrin repeat and SOCS box protein 15b isoform X2, translating to MPTSCHVQREQKGDIGGLQVLSCCASAFRESDSRGWLPLHAAAVQPRQAILHVVLEAVKSIDLTLEEQTEDGDTALTLAAKANRLENVKMLLQHGASPHNTNSRNESPLLIAVRQRSYDMVLSLIMGGAFVEQVCLTKWTALHEAAEVGCPSIVMLLLRHGAKVTVRDGHGVTPLGVAAEYGHAEALNILIQHGGDVNAQANNGDTVLYDASGSGNLDCIELLLLHGANPNVASYACQLPIHRAAYEGHILALRTLIPITTKRAIRLSGQSPVHSAADGGQAECLKLLIQRGFDVNALLETHISENYGDLRKTPLYFAVSNGDVTCSDMLLAAGAKTDLDPLRCILVAIRAERYELVQLLLSYGVEVNCFFRVLSNTVFPTALQYCLRDNIMLRLLLNSGYHAHKCFQCCHGDNEEIDSTWTDLHNQTYQIYSQPDIISFCEFVSVSSMKHLVGSIVRMLLDYVSHVSICSNLKGILKRTPEWEEISTTLSKPRSLQHLCRQVIRGRMSSRTLNDPKAVAAVPFPPRLISYLTYREYDLYGKLSLTCNASESYL from the exons ATGCCTACAAGCTGCCATGTTCAGCGAGAGCAAAAAG GTGATATAGGTGGGCTGCAGGTGCTGTCCTGTTGTGCCTCTGCCTTCAGAGAGAGTGACAGCAGGGGCTGGCTGCCTCTGCATGCAGCAGCTGTGCAGCCACGGCAAGCGATCCTGCATGTGGTGCTGGAAG CGGTGAAATCTATTGACCTGACGCTGGAGGAGCAGACAGAAGATGGGGACACAGCCTTGACCCTGGCAGCAAAGGCCAACCGGTTGGAAAACGTCAAGATGCTACTGCAACACGGAGCGTCACCACACAACACCAACAGCAGAAATGAATCTCCTCTGCTCATTG CAGTGAGACAGAGGTCATACGACATGGTTTTATCCCTCATCATGGGCGGGGCTTTTGTGGAGCAGGTGTGTCTCACTAAGTGGACAGCCCTCCATGAAGCTGCAGAG GTCGGATGTCCATCTATTGTAATGCTGCTGCTTCGACATGGAGCCAAAGTAACAGTCAGAGATGGTCATGGTGTGACTCCTCTGGGCGTCGCAGCAGAATATGGCCACGCTGAAGCTTTGAACATACTCATACAGCACG gtggtgatGTGAATGCCCAGGCCAACAATGGTGACACAGTCCTGTATGATGCGTCAGGGTCTGGAAACCTGGACTGCATCGAGCTGCTTCTGCTGCATGGAGCCAACCCAAATGTAGCCAGCTACGCCTGTCAGCTGCCCATCCACAGAGCTGCATACGAAGGGCATATACT AGCCCTGAGGACTCTCATCCCCATCACCACAAAGAGAGCAATCCGTCTTTCAGGCCAGAGCCCGGTACACTCTGCAGCTGACGGGGGGCAGgctgaatgtctgaagctgcTTATCCAAAGAGGTTTTGATGTCAACGCCCTGCTGGAAACACACATCTCTG AGAACTACGGGGATCTCAGGAAGACTCCTCTCTACTTTGCTGTTTCCAATGGCGATGTGACCTGTTCTGATATGTTGCTGGCAGCTGGAGCAAAAACGGACTTGGACCCTCTGAGATGCATCTTAGTAGCTATACGGGCTGAGAG GTATGAGTTGGTGCAGCTGCTGTTATCTTATGGAGTCGAAGTGAACTGTTTTTTCCGGGTGCTCAGCAACACAGTGTTCCCTACTGCCCTCCAGTACTGCCTCAGAGACAACATCATGTTACGGCTGCTGCTCAACAGCGGATATCACGCCCACAA GTGTTTTCAGTGCTGCCATGGTGACAATGAAGAAATAGACAGTACCTGGACTGACCTCCATAACCAAACCTACCAGATTTACAGTCAACCTGATATCATCTCA TTCTGTGAGTTTGTGTCAGTGTCATCGATGAAACATCTGGTGGGCAGCATTGTGAGGATGCTGCTGGACTACGTCAGCCATGTCAGCATCTGTTCGAACCTTAAAGGCATCCTGAAGAGAACGCCAGAGTGGGAGGAGATTTCTACCACACTGA GCAAGCCACGCTCCCTGCAGCACTTGTGTCGACAGGTTATCAGAGGTCGAATGAGCAGCAGGACGCTGAATGACCCTAAGGCCGTGGCTGCCGTTCCTTTCCCTCCCAGGCTAATAAGCTACCTAACCTACAGAGAATACGACCTGTATGGTAAACTCTCATTAACGTGCAACGCATCTGAATCATACTTGTGA
- the LOC142385759 gene encoding uncharacterized protein LOC142385759: protein MRKKILKVTCFLLSLLSSLNLCSGKFGKPITDDVSKLSILKQNIPSDYEIPVNYIPKEVAGTCWVVLNIYPLEQSLRTLSNMFGAISSNKDNIVVFIAMLKSLRFTFDHEELETAMQVFQCHYQEGSFLSGLYFDYIEDVLQSAAQGTLSFSCKPPPCHNHQQTPEGQGESRGYSWSTRTPLLLVLIPFTACVFLIVWQVKSGRRLPMCNIVNNQMVTPDMIPTVSISIPLQTLTHAANTQPAGEAIAEHQSG from the exons ATGAGGAAGAAA atCTTGAAAGTAACTTGTTTCCTGCTGAGTCTGTTATCAAGTTTGAATCTCTGCTCTGGAAAGTTTGGAAAACCAATAACTGATGATGTGAGCAAGCTGTCAATATTG AAGCAGAATATTCCCTCCGATTATGAGATTCCTGTTAATTACATTCCCAAAGAAGTG GCTGGCACCTGCTGGGTGGTGTTAAATATCTATCCTCTGGAACAAAGTCTTCGAACGCTGTCCAACATGTTTGGTGCCATCTCCTCCAACAAAGATAATATTGTTGTCTTCATTGCAATGCTCAAGAGTTTACGCTTTACCTTTGACCACGAGGAACTG GAAACAGCGATGCAGGTCTTCCAGTGTCACTATCAGGAAGGGAGCTTCCTGTCCGGTCTTTACTTTGACTACATTGAAGATGTCTTACAATCTGCCGCTCAAGGGACATTAAGCTTCTCATGCAAGCCACCACCATGCCATAACCATCAGCAGACACCAG AGGGTCAGGGGGAGAGTCGTGGATACAGCTGGTCAACGAGAACTCCCTTGCTTTTGGTGCTCATCCCCTTCACAGCTTGTGTTTTTCTCATAGTGTGGCAG gtcaAGTCTGGAAGGCGTTTACCAATGTGCAACATTGTAAATAACCAAATGGTAACTCCTGACATGATCCCAACAGTGTCTATCTCCATCCCACTTCAAACACTCACCCACGCTGCTAACACTCAGCCAGCGGGGGAGGCGATCGCTGAACATCAAAGTGGATGA
- the LOC142385195 gene encoding uncharacterized protein LOC142385195 isoform X1 codes for MDRRSSKTGAGSALPLASLRLLASPLQLTYSYIWQVIRQRNVKHYVKVEEFVTMVTQIVPELLSFKQTSQLILGLRARIILELLHKDGPPDSKAIQTLINKLKVPSSSAKDVEVEKSQTNFMVLVQNLLKSPTERKRFFQEVFPVQYGSKFDTALQALTAGLVCKLEQLLPVPNLSQLGAMISSDATVLDACGGFIPDPGDMKTLLLHQQAKGLIGVKATVSTSVGDCVLSSLAFLPKPVEPPPPPPPPQSPKRPEVIHSEKSPASLSESEDVGGISDDSDSQSVPGGQEEGPLSQKTADGSAEKEKGVVATAQGENLVQEKSSAQQQSDTSPQSKGNDEAPAPPDKPEQQRLPLKSIPFRVVQVPVKNTPTVQSAGSAGAKDGQKTQRVTLHQWVSQIATNSMSLPALPPLPPGRLSGDDMRPSIRRKKQFRHLTDRFSCSVCDKSFPYQSKLMDHERIHTGEKPFLCTACNKSFRTQGFLNNHLKTHSTERPFACGQCGKCFTKLQSLTKHILAHSGQKPFYCNICNKGFTQSTYFKRHMECHTSQMTFPCKHCNKTFPTAFKLSNHERWHTRDRPHMCERCGKRFLVPSLLKRHMGYHIGDRQYLCSQCGKTFVYLSDLKRHQQDHIPKAKIPCPVCQKKFSSKYCLRVHLRIHTRERPYRCTLCEKTFTQVGNLKVHIRLHTNERPFSCDVCGKTYKLASHLNVHKRTHTCKKPWTCDTCGKGFSVPGLLKKHEQLHTREANPDFTGKRRHRGKHKKHSLKRKYDEEEEGSDDY; via the exons ATGGACAGGCGGTCCAGTAAAACAG GTGCTGGAAGTGCCCTTCCCTTGGCATCCCTTCGTCTTTTGGCTTCTCCTCTGCAGCTGACGTATTCGTACATATGGCAGGTTATACGGCAGAGAAATGTGAAGCATTATGTGAAAGTGGAGGAGTTTGTGACCATGGTCACACAGATTGTTCCTGAGCTCCTGAGTTTCAAGCAGACCTCCCAGCTAATCTTGGGTTTGCGAGCAAGG ATTATCCTGGAGCTGCTTCACAAGGACGGCCCACCAGATTCCAAGGCTATCCAGACTCTTATAAATAAGCTGAAGGTCCCCTCGTCTTCAGCG AAGGATGTTGAAGTGGAGAAATCGCAGACAAACTTCATGGTGCTGGTACAGAATCTGCTTAAAAGCCCAACTGAGAGGAAACGCTTCTTCCAG GAAGTGTTCCCTGTTCAGTACGGTTCTAAGTTTGACACGGCGCTGCAGGCTCTCACTGCAGGCCTGGTGTGCAAGCTGGAGCAGCTTCTTCCCGTTCCCAATCTGTCCCAG CTTGGTGCCATGATCTCATCCGATGCCACTGTCCTGGATGCATGCGGAGGCTTCATTCCTGACCCAGGTGATATGAAGACTCTTCTTCTGCACCAGCAGGCCAAAGGACTCATTGGTGTTAAAG CAACGGTCTCGACTTCGGTGGGCGACTGTGTGCTTTCGTCGCTTGCCTTCCTGCCCAAACCAGTGGAACCGCCACCACCACCACCGCCGCCACAATCGCCAAAGCGACCGGAGGTTATCCACAGCGAAAAAAGCCCAGCCTCCCTAAGTGAAAGTGAAGATGTGGGTGGGATTTCAGATGACTCTGACAGTCAATCAGTCCCAGGTGGTCAAGAAGAAGGGCCATTAAGTCAAAAAACAGCTGATGGCAGTGCAGAAAAGGAAAAGGGTGTCGTAGCAACAGCTCAGGGGGAGAACCTGGTGCAGGAAAAGAGTTCTGCTCAGCAGCAGTCTGACACAAGTCCTCAAAGCAAAGGGAATGATGAAGCACCTGCGCCACCAGACAAGCCGGAACAACAGCGGCTGCCCTTGAAATCCATCCCTTTCAGGGTTGTTCAGGTGCCGGTCAAAAATACTCCCACTGTACAGAGTGCCGGTAGTGCTGGAGCAAAGGATGGCCAGAAGACTCAGCGAGTCACATTACATCAGTGGGTGTCACAGATTGCGACTAACTCGATGTCTCTCCCAGCCTTGCCGCCTCTTCCCCCAGGCAGACTAAGTGGTGATGACATGAGGCCAAGcataagaagaaaaaagcagTTCAGGCACTTAACTGACCGATTTAGTTGCAGCGTGTGCGACAAGAGCTTCCCCTATCAGTCCAAGCTGATGGACCACGAGCGCATTCACACGGGCGAGAAGCCTTTCCTGTGCACGGCATGCAACAAAAGTTTCCGAACACAAGGGTTCCTCAACAACCACTTGAAGACCCACAGCACGGAGCGTCCTTTCGCCTGTGGGCAGTGTGGCAAGTGCTTCACCAAACTGCAGAGCCTGACAAAGCACATACTGGCCCACAGCGGCCAAAAGCCCTTCTACTGTAACATCTGCAACAAGGGCTTCACACAGTCCACCTACTTCAAGCGGCATATGGAGTGTCACACAAGCCAGATGACGTTTCCCTGCAAACACTGCAACAAAACCTTCCCAACAGCTTTTAAGCTGTCGAATCACGAGCGCTGGCACACCAGAGATCGTCCTCACATGTGCGAGCGTTGTGGGAAGAGATTCCTCGTCCCCAGCTTGTTGAAGAGACACATGGGCTACCACATCGGCGACCGCCAATACCTCTGCTCCCAGTGTGGGAAGACCTTTGTTTACTTGTCCGACCTGAAGAGGCACCAGCAAGACCACATACCCAAAGCAAAGATCCCATGCCCTGTCTGCCAAAAGAAGTTCTCTAGTAAGTACTGCCTCAGGGTTCATCTGAGGATCCACACCAGAGAGAGACCCTACCGGTGCACTCTGTGTGAAAAGACCTTTACTCAGGTTGGGAATCTGAAGGTCCACATCAGGTTGCACACCAACGAGCGGCCATTCAGCTGCGACGTGTGTGGCAAGACGTACAAGCTGGCCTCGCACCTGAACGTCCACAAAAGGACTCACACGTGCAAGAAGCCCTGGACGTGTGACACGTGCGGAAAGGGATTCTCTGTCCCCGGCCTCCTTAAGAAGCATGAGCAGTTACACACGAGGGAGGCCAACCCTGATTTCACCGGTAAGCGGAGGCACAGAGGTAAGCACAAGAAGCACTCCCTGAAGAGGAAGTatgatgaggaagaagagggaagCGATGACTACTAA
- the LOC142385195 gene encoding uncharacterized protein LOC142385195 isoform X2 — protein MDRRSSKTGAGSALPLASLRLLASPLQLTYSYIWQVIRQRNVKHYVKVEEFVTMVTQIVPELLSFKQTSQLILGLRARIILELLHKDGPPDSKAIQTLINKLKVPSSSADVEVEKSQTNFMVLVQNLLKSPTERKRFFQEVFPVQYGSKFDTALQALTAGLVCKLEQLLPVPNLSQLGAMISSDATVLDACGGFIPDPGDMKTLLLHQQAKGLIGVKATVSTSVGDCVLSSLAFLPKPVEPPPPPPPPQSPKRPEVIHSEKSPASLSESEDVGGISDDSDSQSVPGGQEEGPLSQKTADGSAEKEKGVVATAQGENLVQEKSSAQQQSDTSPQSKGNDEAPAPPDKPEQQRLPLKSIPFRVVQVPVKNTPTVQSAGSAGAKDGQKTQRVTLHQWVSQIATNSMSLPALPPLPPGRLSGDDMRPSIRRKKQFRHLTDRFSCSVCDKSFPYQSKLMDHERIHTGEKPFLCTACNKSFRTQGFLNNHLKTHSTERPFACGQCGKCFTKLQSLTKHILAHSGQKPFYCNICNKGFTQSTYFKRHMECHTSQMTFPCKHCNKTFPTAFKLSNHERWHTRDRPHMCERCGKRFLVPSLLKRHMGYHIGDRQYLCSQCGKTFVYLSDLKRHQQDHIPKAKIPCPVCQKKFSSKYCLRVHLRIHTRERPYRCTLCEKTFTQVGNLKVHIRLHTNERPFSCDVCGKTYKLASHLNVHKRTHTCKKPWTCDTCGKGFSVPGLLKKHEQLHTREANPDFTGKRRHRGKHKKHSLKRKYDEEEEGSDDY, from the exons ATGGACAGGCGGTCCAGTAAAACAG GTGCTGGAAGTGCCCTTCCCTTGGCATCCCTTCGTCTTTTGGCTTCTCCTCTGCAGCTGACGTATTCGTACATATGGCAGGTTATACGGCAGAGAAATGTGAAGCATTATGTGAAAGTGGAGGAGTTTGTGACCATGGTCACACAGATTGTTCCTGAGCTCCTGAGTTTCAAGCAGACCTCCCAGCTAATCTTGGGTTTGCGAGCAAGG ATTATCCTGGAGCTGCTTCACAAGGACGGCCCACCAGATTCCAAGGCTATCCAGACTCTTATAAATAAGCTGAAGGTCCCCTCGTCTTCAGCG GATGTTGAAGTGGAGAAATCGCAGACAAACTTCATGGTGCTGGTACAGAATCTGCTTAAAAGCCCAACTGAGAGGAAACGCTTCTTCCAG GAAGTGTTCCCTGTTCAGTACGGTTCTAAGTTTGACACGGCGCTGCAGGCTCTCACTGCAGGCCTGGTGTGCAAGCTGGAGCAGCTTCTTCCCGTTCCCAATCTGTCCCAG CTTGGTGCCATGATCTCATCCGATGCCACTGTCCTGGATGCATGCGGAGGCTTCATTCCTGACCCAGGTGATATGAAGACTCTTCTTCTGCACCAGCAGGCCAAAGGACTCATTGGTGTTAAAG CAACGGTCTCGACTTCGGTGGGCGACTGTGTGCTTTCGTCGCTTGCCTTCCTGCCCAAACCAGTGGAACCGCCACCACCACCACCGCCGCCACAATCGCCAAAGCGACCGGAGGTTATCCACAGCGAAAAAAGCCCAGCCTCCCTAAGTGAAAGTGAAGATGTGGGTGGGATTTCAGATGACTCTGACAGTCAATCAGTCCCAGGTGGTCAAGAAGAAGGGCCATTAAGTCAAAAAACAGCTGATGGCAGTGCAGAAAAGGAAAAGGGTGTCGTAGCAACAGCTCAGGGGGAGAACCTGGTGCAGGAAAAGAGTTCTGCTCAGCAGCAGTCTGACACAAGTCCTCAAAGCAAAGGGAATGATGAAGCACCTGCGCCACCAGACAAGCCGGAACAACAGCGGCTGCCCTTGAAATCCATCCCTTTCAGGGTTGTTCAGGTGCCGGTCAAAAATACTCCCACTGTACAGAGTGCCGGTAGTGCTGGAGCAAAGGATGGCCAGAAGACTCAGCGAGTCACATTACATCAGTGGGTGTCACAGATTGCGACTAACTCGATGTCTCTCCCAGCCTTGCCGCCTCTTCCCCCAGGCAGACTAAGTGGTGATGACATGAGGCCAAGcataagaagaaaaaagcagTTCAGGCACTTAACTGACCGATTTAGTTGCAGCGTGTGCGACAAGAGCTTCCCCTATCAGTCCAAGCTGATGGACCACGAGCGCATTCACACGGGCGAGAAGCCTTTCCTGTGCACGGCATGCAACAAAAGTTTCCGAACACAAGGGTTCCTCAACAACCACTTGAAGACCCACAGCACGGAGCGTCCTTTCGCCTGTGGGCAGTGTGGCAAGTGCTTCACCAAACTGCAGAGCCTGACAAAGCACATACTGGCCCACAGCGGCCAAAAGCCCTTCTACTGTAACATCTGCAACAAGGGCTTCACACAGTCCACCTACTTCAAGCGGCATATGGAGTGTCACACAAGCCAGATGACGTTTCCCTGCAAACACTGCAACAAAACCTTCCCAACAGCTTTTAAGCTGTCGAATCACGAGCGCTGGCACACCAGAGATCGTCCTCACATGTGCGAGCGTTGTGGGAAGAGATTCCTCGTCCCCAGCTTGTTGAAGAGACACATGGGCTACCACATCGGCGACCGCCAATACCTCTGCTCCCAGTGTGGGAAGACCTTTGTTTACTTGTCCGACCTGAAGAGGCACCAGCAAGACCACATACCCAAAGCAAAGATCCCATGCCCTGTCTGCCAAAAGAAGTTCTCTAGTAAGTACTGCCTCAGGGTTCATCTGAGGATCCACACCAGAGAGAGACCCTACCGGTGCACTCTGTGTGAAAAGACCTTTACTCAGGTTGGGAATCTGAAGGTCCACATCAGGTTGCACACCAACGAGCGGCCATTCAGCTGCGACGTGTGTGGCAAGACGTACAAGCTGGCCTCGCACCTGAACGTCCACAAAAGGACTCACACGTGCAAGAAGCCCTGGACGTGTGACACGTGCGGAAAGGGATTCTCTGTCCCCGGCCTCCTTAAGAAGCATGAGCAGTTACACACGAGGGAGGCCAACCCTGATTTCACCGGTAAGCGGAGGCACAGAGGTAAGCACAAGAAGCACTCCCTGAAGAGGAAGTatgatgaggaagaagagggaagCGATGACTACTAA